A window of Blautia argi genomic DNA:
GCTGTATGAGTTGGCAAGAGAAGGCATTGAGATAGAAAGGCAGGCAAGACCCGTTACTTTTTATGAGATTCAGATTCTTTCTATAAATCTGCCCTTTGTCCGTTTTTCTGTTACCTGTTCCAAGGGAACCTACATACGGACTTTGTGCCATGATATAGGAGTAAAGCTTGGGTGCATGGGCTGTATGGAAAGCCTGGTGCGTACAAGAGTAGACCGATTTTTGATACAGGACAGCCTGAAGCTTTCCGAAGCAGAAGCTCTGATGAAAGAGGGAAAGCTTTTGGAACATATGGTTTCTGTGGAGGAAATGTTTGAATATTTACCTGCTCTTTATGCAAAGCCGGCGTTTGCTAAAATGCTGCAGAATGGGAATGCAGTTGCAGAAAAACGGATTTTGGAGTCAGACAGAGTCCGTATGTATACAAATACAGGCGTATTTGTAGGAATTTATGAATGGCAGGAGGAGAAAGGGCTGTATAAGCCGGTTGCTATTTTTTCCTCTCCGGAGGATTTTCTGCCTGAAAAAAGGGATAAAACGTGAAGGAGCAGCGATGATTTATACAACAGAAGTTCCGCGCTTGGAAGAAGGAGTCAGAAGTGCAGTGACTCTGGGAAAGTTTGACGGACTGCACAGAGGACATCAGAAGCTGATTCACCGCATTCAGAAAAAGCGCAGCAGGAACTGTAGAACCGTGGTGTTTACCTTTGATGTGCCGCCAAGGTCTTATATGCTGAAAACACCCCCTAAATTTCTGCTTACTTATGAGGAGAGAAGGGAGCTTTCAGAGGAGAGAGGAAT
This region includes:
- the truB gene encoding tRNA pseudouridine(55) synthase TruB; its protein translation is MINGIINIYKEKGYTSHDVVARLRGIVHQKKIGHTGTLDPDAEGVLPVCLGKGTKLCSMLTDKRKTYEAVLHLGIETDTQDISGTIKQECPVQVTKEEVRACVEGFVGNQMQIPPMYSALKVKGKKLYELAREGIEIERQARPVTFYEIQILSINLPFVRFSVTCSKGTYIRTLCHDIGVKLGCMGCMESLVRTRVDRFLIQDSLKLSEAEALMKEGKLLEHMVSVEEMFEYLPALYAKPAFAKMLQNGNAVAEKRILESDRVRMYTNTGVFVGIYEWQEEKGLYKPVAIFSSPEDFLPEKRDKT